ATCTGGGGAAAGGGCGTTTCGCGCACATTGCCGCAGTTGAGTTCAAGATAGCCGCAGGGCTGCACCTGGCCCACATGGCTGATGAAACAGAAGCCGATGCCGCCAAGACAGCCGCGTGTGACGGCGTCCATGCCGAAGTTGTCGGGCGTGACGCTGATGCCCTCTTCCTTGGCGCGCTGGCGCATGATGCGGTAGTAGTGCGGCGCGCAGGTGGCCTTGAGGTGCATCGTGGTGGTCTTGCGGAAGTCGTACAGCCAGTGCAGCACTTCTTCATATTCTTCGGCGGTGATGACCTGATCGGCAAGGCCGGCCGCACGGCCCATGGGCACCAGCAAAAAGATATGCCAGGCCGCCGCGCCGATGCGCTCGCACAGTTCGAATATCTTTTTGAAACTGGTAAGGTTGTTGCGCGTGACCGTGGTGTTGATCTGAAAAGGCACGCCTGCGGCCTTGAGGTACTCGATGCCGCGCATGGAGGCCTCGAACGCGCCGGGCACGCCACGGAACAGATCGTGACTGGCCGCGTCCGCGCCGTCAATGGAGATGGAGCAGCGGTTGACGCCTGCATCCTTGATCTTTTGCGCGGTCTCGGGGGTGATCAGGGTGCCATTGGGCGAAAAGGCGCAGGGCAGGCCCTTGCTGTGGGCATAGGCCACAAGCTCGTACACGTCGGGCCGCATCATGGGATCGCCGCCCGTAAAGATGATGATGGGATTGCCCACCTGCGGGAAGGTGTCGATAAGCGCCTTGGCTTCCACCGTGGAAAGCTCGCCGGGATAGGGTTCCGGGTGGGCTTCGGCACGGCAGTGCTGACAGGCGAGATTACAGGAGCGCGTGACTTCCCAGGCGATGAGGCGGCAGGCAGGGCTGCCGTCTTCAAGGGTGCGCAGGGGGGCGCTCATGCCCGCCTGACCGGGATGCCCGCCGGGATGCCCGCCGGGATGTCCCCCAGGATGTCCGCCGGGGTGTCCCGGATGTCCGCCGGGATGGGCTGGATGCCCGCCAGCGTGTTCGCCAGCCTGACCGGGGTGTCCGCTGATGGGGTTGCCCGCGCTGCCGGGCATGCCGCCGGGATGGCCCCCGGCGTGGTGCGAATGGTTGCTCATTATTTTTCAGCCTTACCGTGCCAGCTTTTGCGCCAGCAGGGTTTCGGTAAAGTAGGTGATGATGGTGTCTGCGCCCGCGCGCTTGAGGCCTGTGAGGGATTCAAGCATGACGGCGCGCTCGTCCACCCAGCCGTTGATGCCTGCGGCGCGTATCATCGAGTATTCGCCGCTGACCTGATAGGCGCAGAGCGGCACGTCCACATGGTCGCGCACAAGGCGTATGATGTCGGCGTAGGGCCCGGCGGGCTTGACGATGAGGGCGTCCGCGCCTTCATCAAGGTCGGCGTAGGCTTCACGCAGCGCTTCGCGGGCGTTGGCCGGGTCCATCTGGTAGGACTTGCGGTCCCCGCTTGAGGGCGCGCTTTCGGCGGCCTCGCGGAAAGGCCCGTAATAGGCGGAAGCGTATTTGACCGCATAGGACATGAGGGGCGTGCCCGTGAAACCAGCGTCGTCCAGCGCTTGGCGGATGGCGGCCACGCGGCCGTCCATCATGTCGGAGGGGGCCACCATGTCGGCTCCGGCGCGCACATGGCTCACCGCCGTCTGCGCCAGCAGGGGCAGGGTGGCGTCATTGCGCACCACGCCTTCGGGCGTCAGGATGCCGCAGTGCCCGTGGCTCATGTATTCGCACAGGCACACGTCGGTAATGACAAAAAGTTTGGGCCAGCGGCTTTTGAGCAGGCGCACGGCCTCCTGCACAATGCCGTCGTCGGCGTAGGCCCCGCAGGCTTTTGCGTCCTTGACGGCGGGAATGCCGAAAAGAATGACGGAATGCAGGCCCGTATCCACGGCCCGCTCCACCTGTTTTTCCAGCTCGCCGAGGCTCAACTGGAACTGGCCTGGCATGGAGCCTATCTCTTTGCGGAAGTCGCGGTCTTCGGTCTCAACCACAAAATAGGGCTGGATAAGGTCTTCCACAAGCAGGGGCGCGGTTTCGCGCACCAGGGTGCGGAGTTCGGGGGTGGAACGCAAACGGCGGCCGCGATGGAATGCTGTCATGACTGTTGTCCTTTGTGCTGGCCTTTGTTGTGCCAGCCTGTAGGGATTGCTGCGGCGCGGCTTTGACGGGGCGCGTCGTATTTTCAGTGGCGTATCGTGGTTTGCGCAGCGGGCTGGCGGATATTTCAGGCAAAAAGGGATCCTGTCGCAGTCCACCTTGCCATTGCCGCTACGCTGCCGCCGCACGCCACAACTTGTACGGCGTGGAGTTCACGCCTGAACAGTTCACGCCTGAAATGCTCGCAGGGATGTGTCCTTGCTGTCAAATAAACAGGCGGCGCGCCTGCACGGAGCGTAGGCGTCTACGTACCCGGGGCGCGCCGCCAAGTTCACTACGGTCAGCAAAATGCTTGGCGCAGGCTACTTGATGCCGATTTCTTCGTCAGTCAGGTAACAGGCCGGGTCCGGAGCCCAGATGTCGTCATAATAGGCTTCGGCGCGGGCGCGGAAGTTGCCGCCACAGATGTTCAGGAACTGGCACTTGGCGCAGCGCCCCGTGACGTGGGCCTTCTTGTCCTTGAGCTTGTGCAAGAGTTCGATGGAGGGGTCGTCCCATATCTGCGAGAAGGGACGCTCCAGCACGTTGCCGAGCACATGGTTGCGCCAGAACTGGTCGGCGTGGACCTTGCCGTCCCAGGAAATACAGCCTATGCCCCGGCCGGAGCTGTTGCCCTCGTTGTACTGAAGCAGTTCAAACACTTCTTCGGCGCGCTTGGGGTTCTCGCGCTTGAGGCGCATCCACACGTAGGGGCCGTCGGCATGGTTGTCCACGGTGAGGATTTCCTTGCCCTTGCCCGCGTCGAACAGGGCGCGGGTCTCGTCCATGATGAGATCCAGCACCTGGCGGGTTTCCGCATGATCCAGGTCTTCCTTGATCAGCTCCGAGCCACGGCCGGAGTAGACAAGGTGGTAAAAACAGGCGCGGGGGATTTCCATATCCTTGAGCAGGCGGAAGATGCCGGGGATTTCACTGGCATTGCGCTTGTTGATGGTCAGGCGCAGCCCCACCTTGAGGCCCTCGGCCTGACAGTTGGTGATGCCTTCCAGCGCCTTGCGAAAAGCGCCGGGCACGGCGCGGAATTTGTCGTGTATTTCTTCCATGCCGTCCAGGGAGATGCCCACGTACGAAAGGCCCACGGCCTTGAGTTCGCGTGCCTTTTCCTTGGTGATGAGAGTGCCGTTGGTGGAAATGACCGCGCGCATGCCACGTGAGGTGGCGTGGCTGGCCAGTTCAACGAGATCCTTGCGCACCAGGGGTTCGCCGCCGGAAAAAAGCATGACGGGCGCGCCGTAGGCGGCCAGATCATCGATCATGGTCTTGGCCTGATCGGTACTGATGTCGTCCGATCCGTCAACCTCGATGGCGTGGGCATAGCAGTGCACACACTTGAGGTTGCAACGCTGGGTCATGTTCCAGACCACCACGGGTTTTTTATCCTTGGAAAACTGCAGCAGGTGCGAAGGCAGCTTGCCGGATTCACGGCCATAACGCAGCGCGTCCGAAGGCTCCACCTGGTCGCAGTACAACTTGGAAATGCCAATCATCACACGATCCTTATTGTTCGATGCATTTTTTCAGTATGGCAAAGGCCTCGTCCAGACCTTCGGGCTGAGTGCCGCCCGCCTGGGCCAGATCCGGCCTGCCGCCGCCAGCGCCGCCGCAGGGTGCGGCCACAGGCTTGATAAGGGCGGGCGCCGTAAATCTGCCATGCAGATCCTTGGAGACATAAATAAGCATGCCCACCTTGCCTTCTTCCACCGTGGCGAGGCAGGCCACCGCATTTTCAGAAAGGCGCGAGCGTACGTCGTCCATAACTTCACGCAGGGCCTTGACGGGCACATTGTCCAGCCGGGCGGCCAACAGGCGCACGCCGTTGACATCCTGGGCTCGGGCAGCCAGCTCCGCGCCGGAAGTCGGAGCGGCCGAGGCTTTTTCCGAGGCTTTGCGCAGCTTTTTTACCTCGGCGTACAGGGCCTGCACGCGTTCGGCAAGCTGGCCGGGCCTGGCCTTGAGCAGGGCGGAAAGACCGTCCAGTTCAGCGCGCTGCTCCACGGCATGTCCGTATGCGTTCCAGCCTGTGACGGCCTCAATGCGGCGGGTACCGGCGGCAACGCCGCTTTCGCTCACAATGAGAAAGCCCCCGGCTTCACCCGTGCGGGACAGATGCGTCCCGCCGCACAGTTCTACGGACTCAGGGTCGCACGTTTCAGCGCCCGAAACTGTGAGCACGCGCACAATGTAGCCATATTTTTCATTAAAGAGCGCCATGGCCCCTGAGGCCACCGCGTCGTTCATGTTCATTTCTTTGGCGGAAACCTCAAGGTCGGCCATGATGGCGGCATTGACCTGACGTTCAACAGCGGCAAGTTCTTCTGGCGTCATGGCCGCGATGTGTGAAAAGTCAAAGCGCAGGCGGCTGCCGTCCACCAGGGAACCGGCCTGCTTGACGTGCGTGCCCAGCACCCGGCGCAGGGCCGCGTGCAGCAGATGGGTGCAAGTGTGATTGCGGGCAGTGGCCTTGCGTTCATCGGGGTCCACCGCCAGGCGCACTTCCTTGCCTTGCAGCAGTTCGCCCCTGGTGATCTCGACTTCATGCACCAGCAACTGGGGCGCGGGCTTGTGGGTGGTGATGACCCTGGCCTCGCCGGAGGTGGCGCTCATGAGGCCCGTGTCGCCTGCCTGACCGCCGCCCTCGCCGTAGAAAGGCGTGGCCTCGGTAACGGCGTAGCCGCTCTCGCCCTCGCCAAGCACGTCCACGGGCTGGCCGGAGGCATTGAGCAGCACGGTGACGGCGCTTTGGGCCGTCAGGCCGTCATAGCCCACAAAGCGGCTTTGCGCGCCGCCGTCAGCAAGGGCTTTAAAGGGATTGTCCCCATTGTCGCCCTGGCCGAGCAGCCCGCCCTTTTTCTGGTGTTCGCGGGCGCGCTGGCGCTGCTCCTGCATGTATTTTTCAAAGCCCTGGGCGTCGGCGCTGAAGCCGCGCTTTTCGGCCACGTCGGTCACGATGTCCAGGGGGAAGCCGTAGGTGTCGTACAGCTTGAAGCAGAAATCGCCGGGAATGAGCGTCACGCCCTGCGCCTTGAGGGAGGCCAGTTCTTCGTCAAGCAGATCCAGGCCTTTCTTGAGCGTCAGGGAGAAGCGCTGTTCTTCCTCGAACACGGCGCGGTCGATGAAGTCGGCGCTTTCCACCAGTTCGGGATAGGCGTCGCCCATAACCTCGGTGACCTTGCGGGCCACCTTGTGCATGAAGGGTTCGTTGACGCCCATGAGGGTGGCGAAGCGCAGGGCGCGGCGGATGAGGCGGCGCAGCACGTAGCCCCGGTTTTCATTGGAGGGCAGCACGCCGCCCGCAATGAGGAAGGCGGCTGAGCGGCTGTGGTCGGCAATGACGCGCAGGGCCGTGTCCACATCATTGGTGTCAGGGGCGCTGAAGCTGTACTTCACGCCCGCAAGGCCCGCCGCGAACTGGATAATGTCCTGGAACAGGTCGCAGTCAAAGTTGGAGCGTTTGCCCTGGGCAACGGCGGCCATGCGCTCAAGACCCATGCCCGTGTCGATGTTGGGATTGGCCAGAAGGGTGCGGGTGCCGTCGGCGCTCTGGTCGAACTGGGTGAACACGAGGTTCCAGATTTCAAGAAAGCGGTCGCAGTCGCACACGCCGATGCCGCAGTCCGGGCCGCAGGACATGTCTTCGCCCTGGTCCACGTAAATTTCGGAACAGGGGCCGCAGGGGCCGGTATCACCCATGGTCCAGAAGTTGTCCTTTTCGCCCATGCGCACGATGCGCTCGGCGGGCAACTGGGCGATTTCGGCCCAGAGATCCGCGGCCTCATCGTCTTCACGAAAGACAGTGACCCACAGTTTGTCCTTGGAGAGTTCCAGTTCCTTGGTCACGAAATCCCATGCCCAGGTGATGGCCTCGCGCTTGAAATAGTCGCCAAAGGAAAAGTTGCCGAGCATCTCGAAGAACGTGTGGTGGCGCGCGGTGCGGCCCACGTTTTCAAGGTCGTTATGCTTGCCCGAAACGCGCAGGCATTTCTGGCAGGTGGTTGCGCGTGAGTAGGAGCGCTTTTCTTCGCCAAGAAAGAGTTTTTTGAACTGCACCATGCCGGAGTTGGCAAAAAGCAGCGAAGGATCGTTGGGCGGAATAATGGGTCCGGAAGCGACGATTTCGTGCTGGTGACGGTGAAAAAACTCAAGATAGCGGCGGCGTATTTCTTTAGCGGTGAGCATAGGGGCTCCTGATGAAGGCTGCTCGGTGTGACCCCCGCCCTTGCAAGGCGGGGGCCGAACTGGTCATTGCCGTAAGTGATCACGGTCACGGGCGGGCAGGCCACAATTGTGCGGGCTGTCCTGCCGGACAGTGTTAAGGAAGCACTGTTTAAGAGCTTCCTGTAAACGCGCAGGTATTTCCTTTGGCAAGGCGCGCTCTTTTTTTGCAGCAGGAGTGGACTTTTTCGTCCTCGACTGTTTCAAAAAAAGTGAAGCAACACCGCCAAACGAAATACATCAGCGTTTGCTTAATCGTCAGCGGAGACGGGGTCCAGCCCCTCATCCTGATCTTCGGCTGTGGGTGTGAATTCCTTGGGGTGCAGGCCCAGAAATTCCACAACCTTGGCTTCTATCTGGTTGCGCAGGTCGATGTTTTCGTCCAGCAGGGCGCGCACTTTTTCACGGCCCTGGCCCAGCTTTTCGGAGCCAAAGGCAAACCATGACCCACTCTGGTCGATGATTTTGGCCTCAATGCCAAGATCGAGCAGTTCGCCGGAACGCGAGATGCCCTGGCCGTAAAGAATGTCGAAAATCGCGCTGCGGAAGGGCGGCGCAACCTTGTTTTTGACCACCTTGACCCTGGTGCGGGAGCCGAAGGATTCTTCCTTGTCCTTGAGGGTCTGTATGCGGCGGATGTCCAGGCGCACGGACGAGTAGAACTTCAGCGCGTTGCCGCCTGTGGTGGTCTCGGGGCTGCCGTAGCCCGTGACGCCGATCTTCATGCGTATCTGGTTGATGAAGATGACCGAGGTGCGGGACTTGTGGATGGTGCCCGTGAGGCGGCGCATGGCGTGCGACATGAGCCGGGCATGCCCGCCCACCTGGGTTTCGCCCATATCGCCTTCAAGTTCGGCCTGCGGGATGAGGGCCGCCACGGAGTCGACCACCACAAGGTCTACAGCGCCGGAGCGCACCAGCATGTCGGCAATGTCCAGGGCCTGTTCGCCGTAGTCTGGCTGCGAGATGAGCAGTTCGTCAGTATTGACGCCAAGGCGCTTGGCGTAAGCCACGTCCAGCGCGTGTTCGGCGTCAACAAAGGCGCAGGTGCCGCCCATGCGCTGGCACTCGGCAATGATATGCAGGGTAAGGGTGGTTTTGCCCGAAGATTCGGGGCCGAAAATTTCCGATATGCGGCCACGCGGTATGCCGCCCACGCCCAGGGCCAGGTCAAGGCCGATGGAACCTGTAGGGATAACAGGTATATTCACGTGAGCGTCGTCAGAAAGCTTCATGACAGCGCCCTTGCCGTATTTGCGTTCAATGGTGGCAAGGGCGGTGCCCAGGGCTTCCGCGCGCGCGTCTTCAGGGCTCAGGGCCGGTTTTTTGGCCATAGCTTTTATGCTCCGTGTAAAGATATCTTCAAGCGCATCATTATAGCAAAGGCCCGGTCGCAAGGCAAATGCCCTTGCGCCAGCGGCTCGGTAAGTCGTCACGCTGCGGCGGGACATAGAGCCTTTAGAGCATTTTGCTTTTGAAACACTCCATGTTTCAACGCATCATTCTGGCGAAAAGCGCGGTTTTCGCCAGAATCCACGCCACTTCGTGGCGGCTGCCGCCTTCGCGTCAGCAGAGCAATTTCAAAGCGAAATTGCTCTAACACGTGAAATGCTCATGTACGGCAGGCAAAAGCCTGCCTGCTCGCATTTCGTGGCAAGGATTTTAGAAAAATCCTTGCAGGCCAGTTAACGTATTTCGTCCGTAAACTGGCCTGGCGGGCGCGCCGTACGCGTGGAGAAATGTATCCGCAACCGTGGTGTACTTTGGTGGGTGCGTATTGTTAACTATAATTCTTGATAATGCGTCTGGCAAGAAATTTCCCCTGTCCGCCTCTTGCGCAGTGCGGCTTGTCTGGCATACAAGCGCGGTCATGAGCAATCAGCCAGACATCATCGTGCTTTTTTCCGGCGGCCTGGACAGCATCCTGGCAGCCAAGGTACTGGAACAGCAGGGACTTACCGTCCGCTGCATCCATTTTATCACGCCCTTTTTCGGCTCTGCCAAGGCCGTGCCCTACTGGCGCAAGGTCTATGGACTGGACATCGTGAGTCAGGACGTGGGCGAAGAATTTGCGCAAATGCTGCGCCAGCGGCCGGAACACGGCTTCGGCAAGGTCATGAACCCCTGCGTGGACTGCAAGATACTGCTCTTGCGCAAGGCGCGCCTGTATATGGAATCCGTCGGGGCCAAGGGGCTCGCCACGGGCGAGGTGCTGGGGCAGCGGCCCATGTCGCAGCGACGCGACACGCTGCACCTTATCATGCGTGATGCGGGCGTCAGCGGTATTTTGCTGCGGCCCCTCTGCGCCACGCATTTGCCGGTGACGCAGATGGAAGAAAGCGGCCTTGTGGATCGCACGCGCCTGCTGGGCATTTCTGGCCGGGGCCGCCGTGATCAGCTCGATCTGGCGGCGGAACTGGGCGTTACGGACATTCCCACCCCAGGCGGCGGCTGCCGCCTGACGGAAAAAGAAAACGCGCGCCGGTACTGGACTGTCCTCACCTTGCTGCCTGAGGCTGGCGACAGGGATTTTACCCTGGCCAATCTTGGCCGCCAGTTCTGGCATCACGACGGCGACAATCATTACTGGCTCTGCATAGGCCGCAACAGCGCGGACAACGACAAGCTGGCCGCAGCCATGCAGCCTGACGACATGCTGCTGCGCCTGCGTGACCTGGCCGGGCCCATGGCTCTGGCCCGCAGCGGCGCGGACTGGCCCCGTCACGTGCTTGAGAGCGCGGCGGCCCATGCGGCCTCCTATGCGCCCAAGGCCGTGGCAGCGGGCGGCCCTGTGGCTGTGCGTGCGCGGCAGGGGCAGGCCGAGGGCGACGCGGCCTTTGAGATGGACGTGACGCCGCAACGCCTTGGAGAAGCCTGGGGCGAAGCGCTCTGGGACGATGTGAAGGCTGTTATCAGGGCCGAAGCGAAGGATCGCCTTGCCGCGACACTGCATGGCAAACACAAGCCCGGCCCGGAAGATGCGGAATAAGCTGCCGCCATACTGCGAAAGGCGTCAATAAAGGTATTGGGTCTGCTTTACAAAGATAGGGCTTGAAGATATATGTATCCATTGCGTTAATAGTTTGTGTTTACGCCCCCAGCGGCGTCCGCCGGAGGATTACATGGATCATAAGGACTTGGAATATTTTCGCAAACTTCTTTCAGAGATGCTTGAAGAAGCCCAGCAAAAGGGCGACAGCACCATTGAAGAACTTACCGACAGCAATGAAGTTTTTGCTGACCCTGCCGACAGGGCCACAGCAGAGTCTGATCGCGCCTTTACCCTGCGCATCCGTGACCGGGAGCGCCGCCTTATACGCAAAATCCAGGCAGCGCTGACACGTATCGATGACGGAACGTATGGCATCTGCGAAGATTGCGGTGACGACATCAGTATTCCGCGGCTCAAGGCCCGTCCTGTGACGCGGCTGTGCATCAACTGCAAAGCCAAACAGGAAGAGGACGAACACCTGAGAGGCGACTGAGGCTCTGCCCGCAGCGGCCCGTGGTCGCCAGCGGCTCATGGTGCAGCCCGTTTTGTATCGGACGGTTCCCACCCGGCGTCACAGCCGGGGCCGTGGTTCTGCCGGGGTAGCCGGGGCCAGAGATCCTGCCGGGATTCCCGGATGACCTTTGGAACGACCGCCGGGGTTCTTCAAAAAAACCTGGCGGTGCGCGCGGCTGCACGTTTGGAAAAACCGGTTTTACATGTACGGTCACAGAAGCAGGGGCGATTTTTGCGCCTCCCTGATTCCGCCATGCCGTTTTCGCCCGGAGGGCCGCGTCTGTTATGAGGGCGCGGCCCGGGCTTATTATGGGGCACTGCGCTGTTCTTGACGCCCCGCTCTTGCACCGCGCCCCGGCGACGGGATGCGCGCAAATTGGTCTTCAGCACTGAAGGCATAAGCTTTCCCGCCCTCAGGCGGGTTTTTTCATACCTATGGACGCACACCTTTTCCGCCGCCTTTGTGAAGACCTGACGCCCCAGCTTGCCGGGGCGCGCATTGAAAAATTGCAGGAACCAGCCCCCGGGCTTCTGGTGCTCACCTGGTATGGCGGCGGCCGCAAGCGCCAGCTGTGCCTGCGGCACGCCCGCAAGGAACCCTTCTGCTTTTTGAGCGCCAGCCGCATCACGGCGGGCAAAGCGCCTTCGGCCCAGATCATGCGCCTGCGCAAATATGCGTCCGGCCGCCGCATCGCGTCCTGCGTGGTGAGGTTTTGCGATCGCCAGCTCTGGCTGCTGCTGGCCGGGGGCGACAGCGGGCTCATGGCGGATCAGGGCGGCAAAGGTTCTGATGCTGACGCGCCCCGGCTCGCCTGGCTTTTGCTGGACTTGCGGGAAGGGCCGTCCCTGCATTTTCTGACAGAGGGCGAAGCGCCGGAAGAGGAAGCCCCCGACTGGCCCGGCCCGGACACTCTGGCCCAGGCCCTGCAAGACTGGCGCGCGTGGCCCGTGCTCACTCCGGCCCTGCGGCGCACCCTGACCTGCCTGGAAGAGCCGGAGCAATGGGCCCTGATGGAAGATTTGCGGGCTGGCGGCGGCGACGTGTTCTGCTACGGCCCGGCATTGCCGGAAGCGGCAAAGATCTCGGTGGATGGCGCAGGCGGCCAGTTCACGGACGGGCAGTTTCCGGACGACCAGTTCACGGACGGGCAGTTTCCGGGCGGCCTGGCCCCTGCCGGGGATGCGGCGGCCCCCGCCAATTGCGCCAGTCCCACCAGTTCCGGCAGTTCCGACTCTTCCCTGGCTTTCACTTCCGCCACTACGGCGGCCCCGGCCGATTCCGGGCTTTTCCCCGGTCGCTCCCCCCGCTCCATCCGTTCCATTCGGGCCGTCAGCGCATGGCCCTTGCCGCCGCAGCAGTGCGCGGCCCTGCTCACAGAGGATGAGCGGGCGTCCGGCCTTGTGCTGCGTGAAGAGTGCAGCGCGGATGTGCTGGGCCTCACGGAAAAAGCCGGGCAGGACATGGTGCTGGCCCGGCTTGCCGGTGAACAGGCAAAGGAGGCGGCCCTGCCCCTGGACAGACGCGGGCGCAAGCTCACAAAGCTGTTGGACAAGTTGCGTGAAGAAGAGCGCCGCCTCACGGCCATGACCGAGGCGCAGGCCGATGCGCTGGCGCTTCAGGAAAACCTGTGGCAATGGCCTGCGGAATACCGGGCGCTCAGCGTTACGGTGGCTGCTGGCGCGCACGGCCCTGCCCGCGAGATACGCCTGGACCCACGGCGCAACGTGCGCGAGGAAATGGCGCGGCTCTTTCATACGGCCCGGCGCGGCTGGCGCGGTCTGGAGCATCTGGCGCAGCGCCGTGGAGCGCTGGAGCAGGAAATGACTGCCATAGCCCGCGCACGGCGCGACAGCCTGCTGGGCGCAGGCGGCGGCCAAGCAGGCTGTACCCAGACAGGCGGCGGCCAGACCCGCTCTGGCCAACCAATCTCTGGCCAAACAATCTCTGGCAAGCCGGGCAGCGGCCAGACACTCTCGGGTAAGACCGGCGGGGCCGGAACCCTCACTGGCGCTGCTGCGGGCATACCCACGGCTCTGCCGAAAAATGTCCAGCTTTTCATCAGTTCGGACGGCTTTGCCCTGCTGCGCGGGCGTGACGCCAAGGGCAACCTTGCGGCCCGCAAACTGGCGGCCCCCCACGATATCTGGCTGCATGCCGAAAACGGGCCGGGGTCGCACGTCATCATACGGCGCACCCACGGCGGGCAGGACGTGCCTGTCAGTACGCTGGACGAAGCCGGTTCCCTGGCGGCCAGCAAAAGCTGGCAAAAGGACGCGGCCCGCGCCCGCATCCAGTATGCCGAGGTGCGCCACGTCAAGCCCATGCGCAATGCCCCTGCGGGCACGGTGCGCATAGACAAGGTGCTGGCCTCGCGCGAGGTGCCCGTGGACGCCACCCTGGAGGAAAAACTGCTGCCGGAGTAAACTGGGCGGCAGCAGTGCGATCGCTGTTTCTTCTGGTCTGTTGGCATCCAGCAGACTGGCATCAGGCAGACTGGCATCAGGCAGGCTGGCAGCCGCGCGACCGTTGCGTCTTCCGGCCTGCTGCACCAGGCCTGTGGCATCCTGCCTACTGCCTGCAGGCAGTAGGCAGGCTTCGCCGTTCCACCCCGGCGGCCTGCGCTGTCGACTCTTGGTAAAGCGTTTGTCGTGAAACGCATGGCCCACTGCAATTCATGAAGATGCTGCCGACTTTGGCGGCGCAATACATAACCCGCAATCCGGCGCGCGCTTGATGACGCTTGAATAAATATTTTTGTGGGAATTTTCGTGGGCAAGGCGTGCGGCTTGCGGGCGACATTCCCTTGCCGTCAACTTGGCGTTTCCCCGCTTCTTTCAAGGCTGCCT
This DNA window, taken from Desulfovibrio sp., encodes the following:
- the ahbD gene encoding heme b synthase produces the protein MSNHSHHAGGHPGGMPGSAGNPISGHPGQAGEHAGGHPAHPGGHPGHPGGHPGGHPGGHPGGHPGQAGMSAPLRTLEDGSPACRLIAWEVTRSCNLACQHCRAEAHPEPYPGELSTVEAKALIDTFPQVGNPIIIFTGGDPMMRPDVYELVAYAHSKGLPCAFSPNGTLITPETAQKIKDAGVNRCSISIDGADAASHDLFRGVPGAFEASMRGIEYLKAAGVPFQINTTVTRNNLTSFKKIFELCERIGAAAWHIFLLVPMGRAAGLADQVITAEEYEEVLHWLYDFRKTTTMHLKATCAPHYYRIMRQRAKEEGISVTPDNFGMDAVTRGCLGGIGFCFISHVGQVQPCGYLELNCGNVRETPFPQIWRESKYFLQFRDQSCYTGKCGECEFHKVCGGCRARAHSMDGDHMGEEPLCTYIPAKTRKKEKS
- the hemB gene encoding porphobilinogen synthase yields the protein MTAFHRGRRLRSTPELRTLVRETAPLLVEDLIQPYFVVETEDRDFRKEIGSMPGQFQLSLGELEKQVERAVDTGLHSVILFGIPAVKDAKACGAYADDGIVQEAVRLLKSRWPKLFVITDVCLCEYMSHGHCGILTPEGVVRNDATLPLLAQTAVSHVRAGADMVAPSDMMDGRVAAIRQALDDAGFTGTPLMSYAVKYASAYYGPFREAAESAPSSGDRKSYQMDPANAREALREAYADLDEGADALIVKPAGPYADIIRLVRDHVDVPLCAYQVSGEYSMIRAAGINGWVDERAVMLESLTGLKRAGADTIITYFTETLLAQKLAR
- the ahbC gene encoding 12,18-didecarboxysiroheme deacetylase, with protein sequence MIGISKLYCDQVEPSDALRYGRESGKLPSHLLQFSKDKKPVVVWNMTQRCNLKCVHCYAHAIEVDGSDDISTDQAKTMIDDLAAYGAPVMLFSGGEPLVRKDLVELASHATSRGMRAVISTNGTLITKEKARELKAVGLSYVGISLDGMEEIHDKFRAVPGAFRKALEGITNCQAEGLKVGLRLTINKRNASEIPGIFRLLKDMEIPRACFYHLVYSGRGSELIKEDLDHAETRQVLDLIMDETRALFDAGKGKEILTVDNHADGPYVWMRLKRENPKRAEEVFELLQYNEGNSSGRGIGCISWDGKVHADQFWRNHVLGNVLERPFSQIWDDPSIELLHKLKDKKAHVTGRCAKCQFLNICGGNFRARAEAYYDDIWAPDPACYLTDEEIGIK
- the alaS gene encoding alanine--tRNA ligase; its protein translation is MLTAKEIRRRYLEFFHRHQHEIVASGPIIPPNDPSLLFANSGMVQFKKLFLGEEKRSYSRATTCQKCLRVSGKHNDLENVGRTARHHTFFEMLGNFSFGDYFKREAITWAWDFVTKELELSKDKLWVTVFREDDEAADLWAEIAQLPAERIVRMGEKDNFWTMGDTGPCGPCSEIYVDQGEDMSCGPDCGIGVCDCDRFLEIWNLVFTQFDQSADGTRTLLANPNIDTGMGLERMAAVAQGKRSNFDCDLFQDIIQFAAGLAGVKYSFSAPDTNDVDTALRVIADHSRSAAFLIAGGVLPSNENRGYVLRRLIRRALRFATLMGVNEPFMHKVARKVTEVMGDAYPELVESADFIDRAVFEEEQRFSLTLKKGLDLLDEELASLKAQGVTLIPGDFCFKLYDTYGFPLDIVTDVAEKRGFSADAQGFEKYMQEQRQRAREHQKKGGLLGQGDNGDNPFKALADGGAQSRFVGYDGLTAQSAVTVLLNASGQPVDVLGEGESGYAVTEATPFYGEGGGQAGDTGLMSATSGEARVITTHKPAPQLLVHEVEITRGELLQGKEVRLAVDPDERKATARNHTCTHLLHAALRRVLGTHVKQAGSLVDGSRLRFDFSHIAAMTPEELAAVERQVNAAIMADLEVSAKEMNMNDAVASGAMALFNEKYGYIVRVLTVSGAETCDPESVELCGGTHLSRTGEAGGFLIVSESGVAAGTRRIEAVTGWNAYGHAVEQRAELDGLSALLKARPGQLAERVQALYAEVKKLRKASEKASAAPTSGAELAARAQDVNGVRLLAARLDNVPVKALREVMDDVRSRLSENAVACLATVEEGKVGMLIYVSKDLHGRFTAPALIKPVAAPCGGAGGGRPDLAQAGGTQPEGLDEAFAILKKCIEQ
- the recA gene encoding recombinase RecA, whose product is MAKKPALSPEDARAEALGTALATIERKYGKGAVMKLSDDAHVNIPVIPTGSIGLDLALGVGGIPRGRISEIFGPESSGKTTLTLHIIAECQRMGGTCAFVDAEHALDVAYAKRLGVNTDELLISQPDYGEQALDIADMLVRSGAVDLVVVDSVAALIPQAELEGDMGETQVGGHARLMSHAMRRLTGTIHKSRTSVIFINQIRMKIGVTGYGSPETTTGGNALKFYSSVRLDIRRIQTLKDKEESFGSRTRVKVVKNKVAPPFRSAIFDILYGQGISRSGELLDLGIEAKIIDQSGSWFAFGSEKLGQGREKVRALLDENIDLRNQIEAKVVEFLGLHPKEFTPTAEDQDEGLDPVSADD
- a CDS encoding tRNA(5-methylaminomethyl-2-thiouridylate) methyltransferase; amino-acid sequence: MSNQPDIIVLFSGGLDSILAAKVLEQQGLTVRCIHFITPFFGSAKAVPYWRKVYGLDIVSQDVGEEFAQMLRQRPEHGFGKVMNPCVDCKILLLRKARLYMESVGAKGLATGEVLGQRPMSQRRDTLHLIMRDAGVSGILLRPLCATHLPVTQMEESGLVDRTRLLGISGRGRRDQLDLAAELGVTDIPTPGGGCRLTEKENARRYWTVLTLLPEAGDRDFTLANLGRQFWHHDGDNHYWLCIGRNSADNDKLAAAMQPDDMLLRLRDLAGPMALARSGADWPRHVLESAAAHAASYAPKAVAAGGPVAVRARQGQAEGDAAFEMDVTPQRLGEAWGEALWDDVKAVIRAEAKDRLAATLHGKHKPGPEDAE
- the dksA gene encoding RNA polymerase-binding protein DksA — protein: MDHKDLEYFRKLLSEMLEEAQQKGDSTIEELTDSNEVFADPADRATAESDRAFTLRIRDRERRLIRKIQAALTRIDDGTYGICEDCGDDISIPRLKARPVTRLCINCKAKQEEDEHLRGD